The Streptomyces collinus DNA segment CAGACCCGCGACTTCGTCTGGCTCAGTCTCAAGGGCCTCCTCCAGGCGCAGGCCACACCGGCCGGTGTCGGAGGCCGCTTCCACCTGCTGCCCGTGGACTACGTCAGCGCCGCCATCGTCGGGATCTCGCGGCGCGAACCGGCCGGCGGCACCTTCCACCTGTTCAACCGCAGCTCCCTGAGCCTCGCGGACTGCGTGTCGTACCTGCGTGACCTCGGGTACCGGCTCGACGAGACGGACCGGGAGCGGTGGAGCGCCGCGGTGCGGTCCGACCGGGACAACGCCCTGCTGCCGCTGCTGCACGCGTTCGAGATGATGACGTCCGACACCGACGGCTTCTATCCGCCGATCGACACGGCCGAGACCGAGGCGGCGCTCACCGGCACGGACATCGCCTGCCCGCCGCTGACGCGTGAACTCTTCGCCAAGTACGTGGAGTTCTTCGTCCAGGAAGGGCACTTCCCGCCCGCCCCCTGACCCGTGAGGTCCGTCGATCGGATACCTCCGGCCGGCCGCCCGGCTGCTCCCCGTGAGCAGCCGGGCGGCCGGTGCCGTCCCCTCTCCGCTTCTTCCTCCGTCCGCGAATCCGAGGTATCCCCATGGGCGCCGCACAGGTGCGTTCGTTCTCCGAGATCGAGGCCGCCTTCGTCGAGTACGTCCAGCAGACCGTCTACTGCACGATGGTCACCGTCGACCGGCGCAACCGCCCCCGGGCCCGTGTCGTCCAGCCCGTCTGGGAGATCGTCGACGAGCGCCCCGTCGGGTGGCTGGCCGTCTTCCGCACCCCGGTGAAGGCCGCCCACCTGGCGCACAACCCCCACACGACCTACGCCTACTGGCACCCCCGCCAGGACGCGGTCTTCGTCGACAGCGTCTCCGCCTGGGTGCACGACCGGGACACCAAGCTGCGCGCCTGGGAGCTGTACCGCCGCAACAGCCCCCCGGGCGTCGGCTACGACCCGCACCTCTATTGGAGCGCCG contains these protein-coding regions:
- a CDS encoding pyridoxamine 5'-phosphate oxidase family protein, with the protein product MGAAQVRSFSEIEAAFVEYVQQTVYCTMVTVDRRNRPRARVVQPVWEIVDERPVGWLAVFRTPVKAAHLAHNPHTTYAYWHPRQDAVFVDSVSAWVHDRDTKLRAWELYRRNSPPGVGYDPHLYWSAGPDSPDYHLLRIDPWRVQVLRGSDLSSRIWAAEPPSRS